In Plasmodium gaboni strain SY75 chromosome 7, whole genome shotgun sequence, the following are encoded in one genomic region:
- a CDS encoding putative lysophospholipase gives MKNKSGGKISRKSSTGSSGPRLDGNPKHDSFHNKDGLSLKTYAWTVKNPVGVIIACHGMNSHVRLEYLRHNVEVVNNNKAILKDGDNYYIYKNSWIEEFNKNGYSFYGIDLQSHGQSEGWKGLRTHIRQFDDIVYDFIQYINRIHDMLCLSNKKDNNASLHDNINNNNNILPFYIMGLSMGGNVVLRTLQILGKSKDNNNKLNIRGCIPLAGMISIDELATKPSYKYFYIPFAKFLGNVFPSLRLTPGLHFNMFPHMNDIIQFDKFKFKKHVTCKLGCELLNAIYNLNNDMDYIPENIPILFAHSKKDSVCFYGGTLKFYNKLKCLKKELYTLDDMDHLLPMDI, from the coding sequence ATGAAGAACAAGAGTGGGGGAAAGATATCGAGGAAGAGCTCCACGGGTTCTAGCGGTCCTCGATTAGATGGGAATCCTAAACATGATTCTTTTCATAATAAGGATGGATTATCTTTAAAAACTTATGCATGGACCGTTAAGAATCCAGTAGGTGTTATAATAGCATGTCATGGTATGAATTCTCATGTACGTTTAGAATATTTAAGACATAATGTAGAGGTAGTAAATAACAATAAGGCAATATTAAAAGATGgtgataattattatatatataaaaatagttGGATTGAGGAgtttaataaaaatggatATTCATTTTATGGTATAGATTTACAAAGTCATGGTCAATCAGAAGGATGGAAAGGTTTAAGAACACATATAAGACAATTTGATGATATAGTATATGATTttatacaatatattaatagAATACATGATATGTTATGtttatcaaataaaaaagataacAATGCATCTCTtcatgataatataaataataataataatatattaccattttatattatggGATTATCTATGGGTGGTAATGTTGTTTTAAGAACTTTACAAATATTAGGGAAATcaaaagataataataataaattaaatataagaGGATGTATACCATTAGCTGGGATGATATCTATAGATGAGTTAGCAACTAAACcatcatataaatatttctatattcCTTTTGCCAAATTCTTAGGAAATGTTTTCCCCAGTTTAAGACTTACTCCGGGtttacattttaatatgtttCCACATATGAATGATATTATACAATTCGATAAATTcaaatttaaaaaacatGTCACATGTAAATTAGGTTgtgaattattaaatgcTATATACAActtaaataatgatatgGATTATATTCCTGAAAATATTCCTATACTTTTTGCTCACTCAAAAAAAGATAGTGTTTGCTTTTATGGAGGTACCTTAAAATTTTACAACAAACTTAAGTGTttgaaaaaagaattatatacattagATGACATGGACCATCTTTTACCTATGgatatttaa
- a CDS encoding putative membrane protein (conserved Plasmodium membrane protein, unknown function) encodes MKECKKRKNLKTYKYNNYKNIDETYKKNDNIYKILLKEGINYIENENNKIIKNDMYIYTLFFNHIKEDKNKTIIYNEEKCEKEKRKKLHNTLLYLSTIEHKRNSYNIPIYISHKYKKTKYLFLKHKIFKKRKKKNNNKIKNKIKQEKRQINNVLNYILPLNQMKKTNVDLNFFTNKSVEYNSFTKLFFNNYDKDNYIIYNKNVCKKFIHSQSISAALHSSTRTASFDHMNGNICDDMYDNIGSHYSKDNISTKNYEPFYKKRKNIKNDKKISKQTINREGRKVSPLEINKNDILNNSKDKKKLDHLKDYLFCENEDNIFHETKSMEYSRLNSFHQNGKDKKQKIKKNKIINKNNICDKNISSSKDNIRLIERIKNDNKYYTSNNMLSYQYNNVPFISHICQYKSEESEKTNSQNDINKNDYHYNDNYYNVLRNEKRNRKNKKDKKNDIIRNYKNAYTQTDFIDKEKCVNISNEKNIMIKNKINIHNNNNKKNVNMIGELKNIENNAYIKNIYNNKNVFQKKTEKYISSNEDNNSFSKQNESSISNEKYNFINTTCMYDKYQEQFSRLVKTPHNKKKHPKVKIKNDNIQNDNMQNDNIQNDNMQNNNIQNNNMQNNNIQNNNIYNNNVNNHNSYDYNYYNNVYGFCETLKFMKYRELLRKYMGTFYNYSSLKCASYIIIYSLIVKIITQISKNITTSNLSSDTNDMNLINGNKLNTNLFLNIYDADGIIQSICYIVLLICIILLIKLGIPSTYLLAGRLTILFMFLFVIQIPIMIYANFLFLKQESTNVSNMNNMNNMKNNDNMNNMNNMNNNDNINNNNNYYYYYKMGVKYIYDRKKDYFNLQLQKLWSIFYIDTMNLLIYTILITFVSLYATYHKLIYPHLLKFYLDHFFLSSYSIVKKEIIHFRVPNNIDAYYLNKMNSYLFNTLYKKQQYGYKENIESTTRRAIGYNIVIKKEKCSFFFNLFTKNVSNKIFRLRNDNKNLNFYIIFYIGELDKKGRPHGFGYWRGINLEGEVLIGYWYHGIPVGPFKCRDFKTGSGFMCIKIGYGKTNCELNDLEIGLADTECCVSGAFYRTFPRVIFYNLNLTNNNSKNRKNESNHGIFEKRECCEYLIINKASNDILRVDYNKLLSDEEEEKQEEKHNEQNENTIDNDKYDIYDNNNINNINNHDDHLSVKHPNDTQKENKIYDNKEIILNIPSNYKRDDVFPSPFLNDDICPSPFLNDDILLKKDILNYDDICDLSYSIQNEIHSTFNKNIETNNTNINIYENKSWLTNNISYNNSFDKDNTNFLCDMNIAIKEDKQNISISSNDDTDENNLTNLPTNKLSSDEKKKNFLNVSKITSHNNMNKLNDNIKDISFKPILKNKNELIKIEEVKEHGLLYEQGSFNSQQNETSHKNVKGEKKEKKKKNIYVHKEGLFSKPKMIKYSKEKITGQNKIDDEEQESEDKHRNSSKKKLYNIIKRKISTKNKKKQILNIGKKKDNAYINEPEISKRKDVDMNLLRSSYEEDQYRRRRKKKNKNKIKNKDKENSITNRNNEMQQNEYDHNYDKEENEDDEESLGILYNKLVKENIHENNNYNADLKDDTRKIKKHIGYSMTNNILDFKRFRGFKRRKKKTKKKKKSHDDINMKSYGNSKDNNNDNNNNNNNKYNKYFHFNKIYKIKNNRRRRAFLPKALSGTLPKLKRKKKGRRLLFSDTITNVYQTKCMNIILQNLCPHMPNFGIIYNTDLHISIDAERGLYITGYINKKNYNFLTSRNTKDNFEDNEVKIKIIKKRKNINNNTFNHNKYNDKHIYSWIDDIKELSLDGWVKCELAGCLEAVIFIHGYNTSHLEALQILGQMASFGNFPNYIKLFLFNWPSGKNLLEFFIAKDNSQNKKVHHAFKSFLDTLRNNGIRQIHIITHSMGTRMFLLAFHDIVSSDLFSTIEEKEKDEKYQNKMKLITLTMMNPEYYLSDFVNKEYIFLRSFCTVISIYCDSNDKALKWAEIFSGTKSLGKNVFDLNINKEDISKKYNGQGANYLFDSNQLDYYSIPMENNNKIHNKKYMNIEKNTNDKIDYNIDHNIISSFFDCENLEITNNKKKKSKFKISIAEKLRTLVYFFFGKKYIKNKTYMNEHNSLQKNDNDNDDDDEDICSLNKDKTQNILHQPPMFRNTLLVFTGIEPTYCYKDNRDWLDVDVIDTTWLGSNVHTLRHSYWSLNREIIEDIRELIVTRKRARQRTSRLDRREGNVWVYRVAPSHLKSIFDSDI; translated from the exons ATGAAAGAATGtaagaaaagaaaaaacttgaaaacatataaatataataattataaaaatatagatgaaacatataaaaaaaatgataatatttataaaattttgttAAAGGAAGgaataaattatattgaaaatgaaaataataaaataattaaaaatgatatgtatatatatactttattttttaatcaTATAAAGGAGGATAAGAACAAAACTATAATCTATAATGAAGAGAAATgtgaaaaagaaaaaagaaaaaaattacacAATACactattatatttatcaacTATAGAACATAAAAGaaattcttataatatacccatatatatatcacaCAAGTATaagaaaacaaaatatctatttttaaaacataaaatttttaagaagagaaaaaaaaaaaataataataaaataaaaaataaaataaaacaagaaaaaagacaaataaataatgtcttaaattatatacttCCTCTTAACCAAAtgaaaaaaacaaatgtagacttaaatttttttacaaataaatCTGTAGAATATAATAGTTTCACAAAGTTGTTTTTTAATAACTATGATAAggataattatataatttataataaaaatgtttgtaaaaaatttattcaCTCGCAAAGTATCTCAGCGGCATTGCATAGTTCGACACGTACGGCATCTTTTGATCATATGAATGGTAATATATGTGATGATATGTATGACAATATTGGTAGTCACTATTctaaagataatatatctacaaaaaattatgaacccttttataaaaagcgaaaaaatataaaaaatgataaaaaaataagcAAACAAACAATTAATAGAGAAGGAAGAAAAGTATCACCTTTGGAGATcaataaaaatgatatcCTTAATAATTCCAAagataagaaaaaattggatcatttaaaagattatcttttttgtgagaatgaagataatatttttcatgAAACAAAAAGTATGGAATATTCTAGACTTAACTCCTTTCATCAAAATGGAAAAgataaaaaacaaaaaataaaaaaaaataaaataattaataaaaataatatatgtgataAGAATATATCTAGTAGTAAGGATAATATACGCCTTATTGagagaataaaaaatgataataaatattatacttcaaataatatgttatcTTATCAATATAACAATGTTCCTTTTATTAGTCATATTTGTCAATATAAATCTGAGGAAAGTGAAAAAACAAATTCacaaaatgatataaataaaaacgATTATCActataatgataattattataatgtattaagaaatgaaaaaagaaacagaaaaaataaaaaagataaaaagaatgatatcataagaaattataaaaatgcCTATACCCAAACTGATTTTAtagataaagaaaaatgtgtaaatatatcaaatgaaaaaaatataatgataaagaataaaattaacatacataataataataataaaaaaaatgtgaaTATGATTGgagaattaaaaaatattgaaaataatgcatatataaaaaatatttacaataATAAGAATGTGTTCCAGAAAAAAAcagaaaaatatatttcatcaaatgaagataataattcatttagTAAACAAAATGAATCAAGTATTTCAAATgagaaatataattttataaatacaacATGTATGTATGATAAATATCAAGAGCAATTTAGTAGACTGGTTAAGACACCTCACAACAAAAAGAAACATCCAAAGGTTaagataaaaaatgataatatacaaaatgataatatgcaaaatgataatatacaaaatgataatatgcaaaataataatatacaaaataataatatgcaaaataataatatacaaaataacaatatttataataataatgtgaataatcataatagttatgattataattattataataatgtttaTGGATTCTGTGAGACCCTAAAATTTATGAAATATAGAGAACTACtaagaaaatatatggggacattttataattatagtTCATTAAAATGTGCTAgctatattattatttattcattaaTAGTAAAGATTATTACACaaatatcaaaaaatataacaacTTCTAATTTGTCTAGTGATACAAATGATATGAATCTTATTAATggaaataaattaaatacaaatttatttttaaatatatatgatgcTGATGGCATTATTCAAAGTATATgttatattgttttattaatatgtattatattattaataaaattagGGATACCATCAACTTATTTATTGGCTGGTAGGTTAACTATATTGTTTATGTTTTTGTTTGTTATACAAATACCTATAATGATATATGcaaattttctttttttaaaacagGAATCTACAAATGTAAgtaatatgaataatatgaataatatgaaaaataatgataatatgaataatatgaataatatgaataataatgataatattaataataataataattattattattattataaaatgggtgtgaaatatatttatgatagaaaaaaagattattttaatttacaattacaaaaattatggtctatattttatatagatactatgaatttattaatatatacaatacTGATAACATTTGTATCCTTATATGCTACATATcataaattaatatatccgcatttattaaaattttatcTAGATCACTTTTTCTTAAGTTCATATTCAATTgtgaaaaaagaaataattcattttaGAGTACctaataatattgatgcatattatctaaataaaatgaatagttatttatttaatacgttgtataaaaaacaacaatatggttataaagaaaatatagaaaGTACTACTAGAAGAGCAATAGGTTATAATATAGTTattaaaaaggaaaaatgttcttttttctttaacctatttacaaaaaatgtatcaaataaaattttcaGATTGAggaatgataataaaaatctgaatttctatattattttctatatagGTGAATTAGATAAAAAAGGAAGACCACATGGATTTGGTTATTGGAGAGGTATAAATTTGGAGGGAGAAGTATTAATTGGATATTGGTATCATGGAATACCTGTAGGTCCATTCAAATGTAGAGATTTTAAAACAGGTTCTGGTTTTATGTGTATAAAAATTGGTTATGGAAAAACTAACTGTGAGCTCAACGACTTGGAGATAg GTCTGGCAGACACCGAATGCTGTGTTAGCGGGGCCTTCTACAGAACCTTCCCTAGGGTAATCTTTTACAACCTAAACCTAACTAATAATAACTctaaaaatagaaaaaacGAAAGCAACCATGGAATTTTTGAAAAAAGAGAATGTTGTGAATATTTAATCATAAATAAAGCTAGTAATGATATACTTCGTGTTGATTATAACAAGCTTTTAAGTGACGAAGAGGAAGAGAAACAAGAAGAAAAACACAATGAACAGAACGAAAACACAATtgataatgataaatatgatatatatgataataataatattaataatattaataatcATGATGATCATCTTAGTGTTAAACATCCAAATGATAcacaaaaagaaaataaaatctATGATAACAAAGAAATCATTTTAAACATCCCTAGTAATTATAAAAGAGATGACGTATTCCCCTCGccatttttaaatgatgaCATATGCCCTTCGccatttttaaatgatgacatattattaaaaaaagatattcTTAATTACGACGATATATGTGATTTAAGTTATAGTATACAAAATGAAATACATTCaacatttaataaaaatatagaaacAAACAATactaatataaatatttatgaaaaCAAAAGCTGGcttacaaataatatttcatataataattccTTTGATAAAGATAATACTAATTTCTTATGTGATATGAATATTGCTATAAAGGAAGACAAGCAAAATATATCTATCTCTTCCAATGATGATAcagatgaaaataatttaacAAACTTACCTACAAATAAACTTTCTAgtgatgaaaaaaaaaagaattttcTTAATGTATCGAAAATTACAAgtcataataatatgaataaattaaatgataatataaaagatatttCCTTCAAGCcaattttgaaaaataaaaatgaattaataaaaattgaaGAAGTAAAAGAACATggattattatatgaacaaGGCAGCTTTAATTCACAGCAAAATGAAACATCTcataaaaatgttaaaggagaaaaaaaagaaaaaaaaaaaaaaaatatttatgttcATAAAGAGGGATTATTTTCAAAACCTAAGATGATAAAGTAttcaaaagaaaaaattacaGGACAGAATAAAATAGATGATGAGGAGCAGGAAAGTGAGGATAAACATAGAAATTCATCCAAGAAAAAGTTATACAATATAATTAAGAGAAAAATATCTactaaaaataaaaagaagCAAATACTAAACATTGGGAAGAAAAAGGATAatgcatatataaatgaacCTGAAATATCAAAAAGAAAGGATGTTGATATGAATTTATTGAGGAGTTCTTATGAGGAGGATCAATatagaagaagaagaaaaaaaaaaaataaaaataaaataaaaaataaagacAAAGAAAATAGTATAACCAATAGAAATAATGAAATGCaacaaaatgaatatgaCCATAATTATGATAAGGAAGAAAATGAAGACGATGAAGAATCTTTAggtatattatataacaagttggtaaaggaaaatatacatgaaaacaataattataatgCTGACTTAAAGGATGATACAAGGAAAATAAAGAAACATATAGGATATAGTATGACTAACAATATTTTAGACTTTAAAAGATTTAGAGGTTTCAAaaggagaaaaaaaaaaacaaaaaagaaaaaaaaaagtcATGATGATATAAACATGAAAAGTTATGGTAATAGCAAAgacaataataatgataataataataataataataataagtataataaatattttcattttaataaaatatacaaaataaaaaataatagaCGAAGGAGGGCATTTTTACCAAAAGCTTTATCAGGTACATTACcaaaattaaaaaggaaaaagaaaggtagaagattattattttctgATACTATAACAAATGTATATCAAACTAAATGTATGAATATAATACTACAAAATTTATGTCCACATATGCCAAACTTTggtataatatataatacagATTTACATATATCAATAGATGCTGAAAGAggattatatattactggttatattaataaaaaaaattataattttttaacaaGTAGAAATACAAAAGACAATTTTGAAGATAATGAAgtgaaaataaaaattataaaaaaaagaaaaaatataaataataatacatttaatcataataaatataatgataaacATATATACTCATGGATAGATGATATTAAAGAATTAAGTTTAGATGGATGGGTTAAATGTGAATTAGCTGGATGCTTAGAAGCAGTCATTTTTATACATGGATATAATACAAGTCATTTAGAAGCTTTACAAATTTTAGGACAAATGGCTTCTTTTGGTAATTTTCCTAACTACATAAAACTTTTCTTATTTAATTGGCCTTCTGGAAAAAATCTTCTAGAATTTTTTATAGCAAAGGATAATTCACAAAACAAGAAGGTCCACCATGCCTTTAAATCATTTCTGGATACACTAAGAAATAATG GCATAAGGCAAATACACATTATCACACACAGCATGGGAACAAGGATGTTCCTACTAGCCTTTCACGATATCGTAAGTAGCGATTTATTTTCAACTATTGAAGAAAAGGAGaaagatgaaaaatatcaaaataaaatgaaacTAATAACATTAACTATGATGAACCctgaatattatttaagcgattttgtaaataaagaatatatatttcttcgCTCATTCTGTACAGTTATTTCAATATATTGTGATTCAAATGATAAAGCATTAAAATGGGCAGAAATTTTTAGTGGCACTAAATCATTAGGGAAAAATGTATTCgatttaaatataaataaagaagatatttctaaaaaatataatggGCAAGGTGCcaattatttatttgacAGTAACCAATTAGATTATTATTCTATTCCTatggaaaataataataaaattcataataaaaaatatatgaatatagaaaaaaatacaaatgataaaataGATTATAACATAgatcataatattatatcatcattttttgaTTGCGAAAATTTAGAAATTAcaaataacaaaaaaaaaaagtcAAAATTCAAAATCAGCATAGCAGAAAAGTTAAGAACActtgtttattttttttttggaaaaaaatatataaaaaataaaacttATATGAATGAACATAATTcattacaaaaaaatgacaatgacaatgatgatgatgatgaagatatttgttctttaaataaagataaaacacaaaatattttacacCAACCACCTATGTTTAGAAATACATTACTAGTATTTACTGGGATAGAACCTACTTACTGTTATAAAGATAATCGTGATTGGCTAGATGTAGATGTCATTGATACTACTTGGTTAGGTTCAAATGTACACACATTGAGACATTCTTATTGGTCATTAAATAGGGAAATTATTGAAGATATAAGAGAATTAATAGTTACTAGAAAAAGAGCAAGACAAAGGACATCTCGATTAGATAGAAGAGAAGGGAATGTATGGGTATATCGTGTAGCACCATCTCATTTAAAATCAATATTTGATTCGgacatataa